A window of Streptomyces sp. Je 1-332 genomic DNA:
GTTCGGCTCCGCGCGGCCGCGCACGGTGCTCGTGACGACGCCGAACGTCGAGTACAACGTCCGCTGGGAGACGCTCCCCGCCGGGCACGTGCGGCACGGGGACCACCGGTTCGAGTGGACGCGCGAGGAGTTCCGCGACTGGGCCGCGCGCGTGGCCGAACGGCACGGGTACGACGTGGAGTTCGTGCCCGTAGGGGACGACGACCCCGAGGTGGGGCCGCCGACCCAGATGGCCGTGTTCACACAGGCCGACAAGAACGAGAAGAACGAGAAGAACGACATGAGCGTCAAGTGCGACGCGAACGCCAAGACCACGAAGGAGGTGCAGGCAGCATGACGCACGAAACCGGCACCAGCACCGAAGCCGTGAGCGCGGGACGCGTGCTGCCCGTCACCGATCTCTCCCTCGTCGTCCTCGTCGGCGCCACAGGCTCCGGCAAGTCCACCTTCGGCCGCAAGCACTTCAAGCCCACCGAGGTGCTCTCCAGCGACTTCTGCCGCGGCCTCGTAGCCGATGACGAGAACGACCAGGGCGCGAGCCGTGACGCCTTCGACGTGCTGCACTACATCGCGGGCAAGCGCCTCGCCGCGGGCCGCCGCACCGTCGTCGACGCGACCAACGTGCAGAGCGAGAGCCGCAAGCAGCTGATCGAGCTCGCCAGGCAGTACGACGTGCTGCCCATCGCCATCGTCCTGGACGTGCCCGAGGAGGTCTGCGCCGCGCGCAACGCCGAGCGCGCCGACCGGTCCGGTATGCCCCGCCGCGTCATCCAGCGCCACCAGCGCGAACTGCGGCGCTCGCTCAAGCACCTGGAGCGTGAGGGCTTCAGAAAGGTCCACGTCCTCAAGGGAGTCGAGGAGGTCGAGCACGCCACCATCGTCACCGAGAAGCGCTACAACGACCTCTCGCACCTCACCGGCCCCTTCGACATCATCGGCGACATCCACGGCTGCGCCACCGAGCTGGAGACCCTGCTCGGCAAGCTCGGTTACGCCGACGGCGCGCACCCCGAAGGGCGTACGGCCGTGTTCGTGGGCGACCTCGTCGACCGCGGCCCGGACTCGCCGGGCGTGCTGCGCCGCGTGATGTCCATGGTCGCCGACGGCACGGCCCTGTGCGTACCGGGCAACCACGAGAACAAGCTCGGGCGTCACCTCAAGGGCCGCAAGGTCCAGCTCACCCACGGACTCGCCGAGACGGTCGAGCAGTTGGGGGCCGAGAGCGAGGAATTCCGCGCGAGCGTGGGGAAGTTCGTGGACGGCCTAGTCTCGCACTACGTCCTCGACGGCGGCAAGCTCGTCGTCTGCCACGCGGGCCTGCCCGAGAAGTACCACGGCCGTACGTCGGGGCGGGTGCGCTCGCACGCGCTGTACGGCGACACCACCGGCGAGACCGACGAGTTCGGCCTGCCGGTGCGCTACCCGTGGGCGGAGGACTACCGCGGCAGCGCCGCCGTCGTCTACGGCCACACGCCCGTGCCCACGGCGACCTGGCTGAACAACACCATCTGCCTGGACACCGGCGCGGTCTTCGGCGGCAGCCTCACCGCGCTGCGCTGGCCGGAGCGCGAACTGGTCGACGTACCGGCGGAAAAGGTCTGGTACGAGCCCGCCAAGCCGCTGCGCACGGAGGGGCCCGGCGGCCACGACGGCCGGCCGCTCGACCTGAACGACGTGCACGGCCGCCGCGCGGTGGAGACCCGCCACGCCGGCCGCGTCGCGGTGCGCGAGGAGAACGCGGCGGCGGCCCTTGAGGTCATGAGCCGGTTCGCCGTCGACCCGCGGCTGCTCCCGTACCTCCCGCCGACGATGGCGCCGACCGCGACCTCGCAGCGCGAGGGTTACCTGGAACACCCCGCCGAGGCCTTCGCGTCGTACGCCGCGGACGGTGTCGGCCGGGTCGTGTGCGAGGAGAAGCACATGGGCTCGCGCGCCGTGGCCCTGGTGTGCCGGGACGCGGACGTGGCCCGCGAGCGCTTCGGCGTGGACGGCCCGACCGGCTCGCTCTGCACCCGTACGGGCCGCCCTTTCTTCGACGATGTAGAGGTCACCGAGGAGATACTCGGGCGCCTGTGCGCCGCCGTCACCGAGGCGGGCCTGTGGCAGGAGCTGGACACCGACTGGCTGCTGCTCGACGCCGAGTTGATGCCCTGGTCACTGAAGGCTTCAGGGCTGCTGCGGTCGCAGTACGCGGCCGTGGGCGCG
This region includes:
- a CDS encoding polynucleotide kinase-phosphatase, with translation MTHETGTSTEAVSAGRVLPVTDLSLVVLVGATGSGKSTFGRKHFKPTEVLSSDFCRGLVADDENDQGASRDAFDVLHYIAGKRLAAGRRTVVDATNVQSESRKQLIELARQYDVLPIAIVLDVPEEVCAARNAERADRSGMPRRVIQRHQRELRRSLKHLEREGFRKVHVLKGVEEVEHATIVTEKRYNDLSHLTGPFDIIGDIHGCATELETLLGKLGYADGAHPEGRTAVFVGDLVDRGPDSPGVLRRVMSMVADGTALCVPGNHENKLGRHLKGRKVQLTHGLAETVEQLGAESEEFRASVGKFVDGLVSHYVLDGGKLVVCHAGLPEKYHGRTSGRVRSHALYGDTTGETDEFGLPVRYPWAEDYRGSAAVVYGHTPVPTATWLNNTICLDTGAVFGGSLTALRWPERELVDVPAEKVWYEPAKPLRTEGPGGHDGRPLDLNDVHGRRAVETRHAGRVAVREENAAAALEVMSRFAVDPRLLPYLPPTMAPTATSQREGYLEHPAEAFASYAADGVGRVVCEEKHMGSRAVALVCRDADVARERFGVDGPTGSLCTRTGRPFFDDVEVTEEILGRLCAAVTEAGLWQELDTDWLLLDAELMPWSLKASGLLRSQYAAVGAASGAVFPGAIAALQAATARGVDTGGLLAEQRERAADAAAFTDAYRRYCWPTDGLEGVRLAPFQILAVRGRSLAALPHDAQLALIDRMVEHDGSGLLQTTRRLYVDTGDEASVQAGIDWWLEMTSRGGEGMVVKPVEALVRDGKGRIVQPGIKCRGREYLRIIYGPEYTRPDHLDKLRGRFLGHKRSLAIREYALGLEALDRLAAGEPLWRVHEAVFAVLALESEPVDPRL